ATGGGCTTGGAAAACCGGGCAAAAAATGCCACAAGCCATATCGACGCAAGGTAGAGCGTCCCAGTCGGATGCCGATGGGCCTGCGCCCCGGAGAAAGACCGCTTTCTGAGCTCTGCCTTCTCACCGTCACAGGCGCCCAAACCGAAAGGCAAAGCAGAAATGACCTTGAAGATCGTACCCGTCATCATGGCTGGCGGAAAGGGAACGCGTCTCTGGCCGCTGTCACGCGCGGCGGCTGCGAAGCAGTTCATCCGTTTCGTCGGCGACAAGACCCTGTTCCAGGGTACGCTGCTTCGAGTAGAGGACGATCATCTCTACGAACCCGCGCTGGTTATCACCAATGAGGAATTCCGCTTCCTCGTCGCAGAACAGGCACGCGAACTGGATGCGAAGCTCTCCGGCATCGTTCTGGAACCCGAGGCCCGCAACACCGCCGCCGCGGTCGCGGCAGCCGCCGTGATCGTGTCCGATCTCTATGGCGAGGACGCCATCATCCAGATCCTGCCGTCCGACCACGATATCGTCGTCGACGATACCTATCGCAACTGTGTGAAGGCAGCCGCCAAGGCTGCCCATGCCGGCAAGATCGTCACCTTCGGCATCACCCCGACCGAACCTGCAACCGGGTACGGCTATATTGAACTCGGCAAGGAACTCGGAGACGGCGCCTTTGCCGTCAAGCGCTTCGTCGAGAAGCCGAAAACCGAGGCCGCGGAGAAGATGCTCGAGGCCGGCAACTTCTACTGGAACTCCGGCATGTTCGTCTTTTCCGCGAGCCAGATCGTCGCGGAACTCGAAAAATTCGCACCCGAAGTTCTGGCTGCTGCCCAGGCATCGGCAGAAAAGGCCACCAAGGATCTGGACTTCACCCGTCTCGACAAGGACACCTTCGTCAACAGCCCAAGCATCTCGATCGACTATGCGGTGATGGAAAAGACCCCGAATGCCGCCGTCATCCCCTCCCCGATCACATGGTCGGATCTCGGGAGCTGGGATGCCGTCTGGAAGATCGGTCAGCCGGATGCGGACGGCAACGTCGTGCACGGCAATGCGACGGTGATCGGCACCCGCAACTCGCTCGTCATGTCACGCAACAGTCACCTTGCAGTGCAGGGCATGGACGGCGTCGCCGTCATCGCCAGCGAAGATGCCGTCTATGTCGGACGTCTGGACGAAAGCCAGAAGGTCGGCGATCTCGTGAAGCTTCTGGCGTCGCGCAAGGAAACCGCCAACCTGACGGAAAACCACCCGACATCGTTCCGTCCCTGGGGCGGCTACACCTCCGTGCTCAATGGCGAACGCTTCCAGGTGAAGCGCCTCTTCGTCCATCCCGGCAAGAAGCTGTCATTGCAGAAGCATCACCACCGCGCGGAGCACTGGGTATGCGTCCGCGGCACAGCGGAAGTCACTATCGACGACAAGGTGACGATCTTGCACGAGAATCAGTCGATCTACATTCCGCAAGGCTCGGTGCACCGGCTTGCCAACCCCGGAAAGATCCAGCTCGAGATGATCGAGATCCAGACGGGCTCCTATCTCGGCGAAGACGACATCATTCGTCTGGTCGACGAATTCGGCCGGAGCTGACGTCTACAACCGAAATGACATGACATCTGCGAAAAACACGAGGCCCCGGACGCTTATGCGCCGGGGCCTGCTTGCTTTATGCCGCTGCATTGCACAAGATTGATTTTAACCCGGAAAACGGGATCGATAAGGGAACAGGGCAAGCAGCACGAATGTCGATCAAGGCCAGTATCTATCACCTCACCCATTATCAATATGACAATCCGGTGAGGCTGGGGCCGCAGATCATCCGCCTGAAACCGGCCGCACATTCGCGCACCAAGGTGCTCAGTCACTCGCTGAAGGTGACTCCGGCCAATCATTTCGTGAACCTGCAGCAGGATCCCTACGGCAACTATCTCGCCCGCTTCGTCTTTCCGGACCCGGTGACCGAGTTCAAGATCGAGGTCGATCTTGTCGCCGACATGACGGTCTACAACCCCTTCGACTTCTTCACCGAAGAAGAAGCGGTGAAATGGCCCTTCGAATACCCTGTAGACATTCGCGAGGACCTCGCGATCTACATGAAGCCCGAGCCGGATTGCCCGGCACTCGACGCCTATATGGAAACCGTCGACAAGACGCCGGATCAGGGCACGGTCGACATGGTGGTCGGCCTGAATGCCCGCCTGCAACAGGAAATCGGCTACGTCATCCGTATGGAGCCCGGCGTACAGCAACCCGACGAAACGCTGACGCTTGCCAGGGGTTCATGCCGCGACACAAGCTGGCTGCTGGTCCAGATCCTGCGACGTCTCGGCCTCGCCGCGCGCTTCGTCTCCGGTTACCTGATCCAGCTCACCCCCGACCTCAAGGCGCTGGATGGTCCTTCCGGCACGGAAGTGGATTTCACCGACCTCCATGCCTGGGCGGAAGTCTACATTCCGGGCGCGGGCTGGATCGGCCTCGACCCGACATCGGGCCTCCTGACCGGCGAAAGCCATATCCCGCTCGCGGCAACGCCGCATTACAAGAACGCCGCCCCCATTTCCGGCGGGTATATAGGCCAGGCCAAGACCGAATTCGCCTTCGACATGCAGGTGAAGCGCGTTTCGGAGCATCCGCGCATTACCAAGCCCTTTTCCGATGAAAGCTGGGATGCGCTGCATGCTCTCGGCCAGAAGGTCGACCGATCGCTCCTTGCCGGCGACGTGCGGCTCACCATGGGCGGTGAGCCGACCTTCGTCTCGATCGACGACTTCCAGTCCGACGAGTGGAACACCGCAGCCGTTGGCCCGACCAAGCGGGAGAAGGCCGACGATCTCATCCGCCGCCTTCAGCAGCGCTTCGCTCCGGGCGGTTTCCTGCATTACGGTCAGGGCAAGTGGTATCCCGGCGAAAGCCTGCCGCGCTGGACCTTCTCGCTCTACTGGCGCCGCGACGGCCTGCCGATCTGGAAGAACCCGGACCTGATCGCCGTCGAAAGCCGCGATCACAAGGTCACCCACGAGGACGCCTCGCGCCTTCTGCAGGCAATCGCCGTCGAACTCGACATCGAGCCCGAGAATGTTGCGGCGGCCTACGAGGACCCTGCCGAATGGGTCGTCAAGGAGGCGAACCTTCCCGAAAACGTCGATCCGTCCAATTCGAAGCTCAAGGACCCGGAAGAACGCAGCCGCATCGCCAAGGTTTTCGCCAATGGCCTGACCACCCCGGCCGGCTATGTCCTGCCGGTGCAGGCCTGGCAGACGCGCGCATCGGGTCGCACCTGGGTCAGCGAAAAGTGGCGCACCCGCCGCGGCCGCCTTTATCTCATTCCCGGCGACAGCCCGGTCGGTTTCCGCCTGCCGCTGAACTCGCTGCCCTACATTTCGCCATCCTGGTACCCCTACATCAACCCGGTCGATCCGACCGTGGAAAAATCGCCCCTGCCCGATTTTGCGACCGACAAGGGCCGCGGCATGCCGGAACACTCCTTCCAGCGGGACATCGCCCAGCAGACACGCGTGCCACAGTCCTATGAGGAAATCGGCGGCCATGTGCGCACCGCGATCTCGGTGGAAGTCCGTGACGGCCGCCTCTGCATCTTCATGCCGCCGACCGAGGCGCTGGAGGAATACCTCGATCTTCTGGCTTCCGCCGAGCGCGCAGCGGCATCGCTGAACCTGCCGGTTCACATCGAGGGTTACACACCGCCCCATGACGAGCGG
The window above is part of the Rhizobium sp. ACO-34A genome. Proteins encoded here:
- a CDS encoding mannose-1-phosphate guanylyltransferase/mannose-6-phosphate isomerase, producing MTLKIVPVIMAGGKGTRLWPLSRAAAAKQFIRFVGDKTLFQGTLLRVEDDHLYEPALVITNEEFRFLVAEQARELDAKLSGIVLEPEARNTAAAVAAAAVIVSDLYGEDAIIQILPSDHDIVVDDTYRNCVKAAAKAAHAGKIVTFGITPTEPATGYGYIELGKELGDGAFAVKRFVEKPKTEAAEKMLEAGNFYWNSGMFVFSASQIVAELEKFAPEVLAAAQASAEKATKDLDFTRLDKDTFVNSPSISIDYAVMEKTPNAAVIPSPITWSDLGSWDAVWKIGQPDADGNVVHGNATVIGTRNSLVMSRNSHLAVQGMDGVAVIASEDAVYVGRLDESQKVGDLVKLLASRKETANLTENHPTSFRPWGGYTSVLNGERFQVKRLFVHPGKKLSLQKHHHRAEHWVCVRGTAEVTIDDKVTILHENQSIYIPQGSVHRLANPGKIQLEMIEIQTGSYLGEDDIIRLVDEFGRS
- a CDS encoding IMP dehydrogenase, translating into MSIKASIYHLTHYQYDNPVRLGPQIIRLKPAAHSRTKVLSHSLKVTPANHFVNLQQDPYGNYLARFVFPDPVTEFKIEVDLVADMTVYNPFDFFTEEEAVKWPFEYPVDIREDLAIYMKPEPDCPALDAYMETVDKTPDQGTVDMVVGLNARLQQEIGYVIRMEPGVQQPDETLTLARGSCRDTSWLLVQILRRLGLAARFVSGYLIQLTPDLKALDGPSGTEVDFTDLHAWAEVYIPGAGWIGLDPTSGLLTGESHIPLAATPHYKNAAPISGGYIGQAKTEFAFDMQVKRVSEHPRITKPFSDESWDALHALGQKVDRSLLAGDVRLTMGGEPTFVSIDDFQSDEWNTAAVGPTKREKADDLIRRLQQRFAPGGFLHYGQGKWYPGESLPRWTFSLYWRRDGLPIWKNPDLIAVESRDHKVTHEDASRLLQAIAVELDIEPENVAAAYEDPAEWVVKEANLPENVDPSNSKLKDPEERSRIAKVFANGLTTPAGYVLPVQAWQTRASGRTWVSEKWRTRRGRLYLIPGDSPVGFRLPLNSLPYISPSWYPYINPVDPTVEKSPLPDFATDKGRGMPEHSFQRDIAQQTRVPQSYEEIGGHVRTAISVEVRDGRLCIFMPPTEALEEYLDLLASAERAAASLNLPVHIEGYTPPHDERLNVIRVAPDPGVIEVNIHPAYNWQDCVDTTAAIYEEARQSRLGADKFMIDGRHTGTGGGNHVVVGGATTNDSPFLRRPDLLKSLVLHWQRHPSLSYLFSGMFIGPTSQAPRIDEARHDSLYELEIALAQIPMPGNGQLPPLPWLVDRLFRNLLIDVTGNTHRSEICIDKLFSPDGPTGRLGLVEFRGFEMPPNARMSLAQQLLIRALIARFWKNPITGNFVRWGTALHDRFMLPYYVWQDFLEVLADLRDNGFDFKPEWFEAQLEFRFPFYGEVEYGDSRLELRQALEPWHVMGEQGAIGGTVRYVDSSVERLQVKLDTPNPARFAVACNGRRVPLTPTRTNGVAVAGVRYKAWQPASGLHPVLPVNTPLTFDIYDTWSGRSIGGCVYHVAHPGGRSYDTFPVNGNEAEARRLARFEPWGHTAGNYPLWPETIAPEFPHTLDLRRPQGM